CGTGCTGCACCAGCGCGCCCAGGGCGCCGCCCAGCAGCGGCCCCACCCAGTACACCAGGTGGTTGGTCCACATCCCCGACACCAGCGCCGGCCCGAACACGCGCGCCGGGTTCACCGCCCCGCCGGTGAGCGG
This sequence is a window from Longimicrobiaceae bacterium. Protein-coding genes within it:
- a CDS encoding aquaporin, which codes for PLTGGAVNPARVFGPALVSGMWTNHLVYWVGPLLGGALGALVQHAFLMDRAPSAATAEHGGPAPSEQRGNR